Proteins encoded in a region of the Pseudomonas putida genome:
- the trxC gene encoding thioredoxin TrxC yields MSEPLVVPCPHCNGLNRLPAERLGDTPKCGRCKQDMLLSTPFELTEASYASQIKGDLPLLVDIWADWCGPCKSFAPTFEQAARQLTGRCRLAKLDSEANRNLAGQLGIRSIPSLLLFKNGREVSRQAGAFPLQTLLEWVRSQGV; encoded by the coding sequence ATGTCCGAACCGCTGGTAGTCCCCTGCCCCCACTGTAACGGCCTCAACCGCCTGCCCGCCGAGCGCCTGGGCGATACACCAAAATGCGGCCGCTGCAAACAGGACATGCTGCTGAGCACCCCTTTCGAGCTGACCGAAGCCAGCTACGCCAGCCAGATCAAGGGCGACCTACCGCTACTGGTCGACATCTGGGCCGACTGGTGCGGCCCGTGCAAGTCCTTTGCCCCCACCTTCGAACAGGCCGCCCGCCAGCTGACCGGCCGCTGCCGCCTGGCCAAGCTCGACAGCGAAGCCAACCGCAACCTTGCGGGGCAACTGGGCATTCGTTCGATCCCCAGCCTGCTGCTGTTCAAGAACGGCCGCGAAGTCAGCCGCCAGGCCGGGGCGTTTCCACTCCAGACGTTGCTGGAGTGGGTGCGTAGCCAAGGGGTTTAA
- a CDS encoding ParA family protein: protein MRRVVFNQKGGVGKSSIACNLAAVSANEGYRTLLIDLDAQANSTQYLTGLTGEDIPMGIADFFKQSLSSGPFSKKNKVDIYETPFDNLHVVTATAELADLQPKLEAKHKINKLRKLLDELDEDYERIYIDTPPALNFYAVSALIAADRVLIPFDCDSFSRQALYGLLAEIEDLKEDHNEDLMVEGIVVNQFQSRASLPQQMLDELLAEGLPVLPVYLGSSVKMRESHHASLPLIHLEPKHKLTQQFVELHSLLEENA, encoded by the coding sequence ATGCGGCGCGTGGTATTCAATCAGAAAGGTGGCGTGGGCAAGTCGAGCATCGCCTGCAACCTTGCGGCGGTCAGTGCCAATGAAGGCTACCGGACCTTGCTGATCGACCTGGATGCCCAGGCTAACTCGACCCAGTACCTCACTGGCCTGACCGGCGAGGACATCCCCATGGGTATCGCCGACTTTTTCAAGCAAAGCCTGTCCAGCGGGCCGTTCAGCAAGAAGAACAAGGTCGATATCTACGAAACGCCGTTCGACAACCTGCACGTGGTCACCGCCACCGCCGAGCTGGCCGACCTGCAGCCCAAGCTTGAGGCCAAGCACAAGATCAACAAGCTGCGTAAGCTGCTCGACGAGTTGGACGAGGACTACGAGCGTATCTACATCGATACCCCACCGGCGCTGAACTTCTACGCGGTTTCCGCGTTGATTGCCGCTGATCGCGTGCTCATTCCCTTCGACTGCGACAGCTTCTCGCGCCAGGCCCTGTATGGCCTGCTGGCCGAGATCGAAGACCTCAAGGAAGACCACAACGAAGACCTGATGGTCGAAGGCATCGTGGTCAACCAGTTCCAGTCCCGTGCCAGCCTGCCACAGCAGATGCTCGACGAACTGCTGGCCGAAGGGTTACCGGTGCTGCCGGTGTACCTGGGCAGCTCGGTGAAGATGCGTGAATCGCACCACGCCAGCCTGCCGCTGATTCACCTGGAGCCCAAGCACAAGCTGACCCAGCAGTTTGTCGAGTTGCACTCGTTGCTCGAAGAGAACGCTTAA
- a CDS encoding LysR substrate-binding domain-containing protein, translating into MELRHLRYFIAVAEELHFGRAAQQLGISQPPLSQQIQALEQELGARLFDRTNRRVELSEAGRLFLEEARQVLAQVEKAADVARRAQLGELGEMKIGFTSSAPFTSKIPKAIHAFRQRFPSVHLNLKEMSSRDVAEGVFDESIEVGLMRPMPLPEGLVATELFREPLVAVINASHPLAEGTEQGVYMAALAHEPFVFFPRSYGSGLHAQLLSLARQAGFSPHFAQEAGEAMTIIGLVSAGLGVSVLPASFQRMRIEGVVYRTLLDEGAMSAVWLVQRERGNSVMAKAFAELLTGQVVGQG; encoded by the coding sequence ATGGAACTGCGCCATCTGCGTTACTTCATCGCCGTGGCCGAAGAGCTGCACTTTGGCCGCGCCGCCCAGCAGCTGGGTATTTCACAGCCACCCTTGAGCCAGCAGATCCAGGCGCTGGAACAAGAGCTGGGGGCGCGTCTGTTCGACCGTACCAATCGTCGGGTCGAGCTGAGCGAGGCGGGGCGGCTGTTCCTTGAAGAGGCCAGGCAGGTGCTGGCGCAGGTAGAAAAGGCGGCAGATGTGGCCCGGCGTGCGCAGCTGGGAGAGCTGGGCGAGATGAAAATAGGCTTCACCTCGTCGGCTCCGTTCACCTCGAAAATTCCCAAGGCGATCCATGCCTTCCGTCAGCGCTTCCCGTCGGTGCACCTGAACCTCAAGGAAATGAGCAGCCGTGATGTTGCCGAAGGGGTGTTCGATGAATCGATCGAAGTGGGGTTGATGCGGCCGATGCCGCTACCGGAAGGGCTGGTGGCCACCGAGTTGTTCCGCGAGCCGCTGGTGGCGGTGATCAATGCCTCGCATCCGCTGGCCGAGGGCACTGAGCAGGGTGTTTATATGGCGGCACTGGCCCATGAACCGTTCGTGTTCTTCCCGCGCAGTTATGGCAGCGGCCTGCATGCGCAATTGCTGAGCCTGGCGCGACAGGCGGGCTTCAGCCCGCACTTCGCACAAGAGGCGGGGGAGGCGATGACCATCATTGGCCTGGTGTCGGCGGGGTTGGGCGTGTCGGTGTTGCCGGCGTCGTTCCAGCGCATGCGCATTGAAGGCGTGGTGTACCGCACGCTGCTGGATGAAGGGGCGATGTCGGCGGTGTGGCTGGTGCAACGCGAGCGCGGTAATTCGGTGATGGCCAAAGCGTTTGCCGAGCTGTTGACGGGGCAAGTGGTCGGCCAGGGCTGA